The window TTCATTGCCTCGCTTATGGGTTGTTTTGGCGGCGCATACTTAAGTCACCAGTACGGCTGGCTGGGTATCTCACTCTTTGCCATGGACTTCTCAATACTCCCCATTGCTGCAACAGTAATGGGCGGGGCGGGAACGCTTGTAGGCCCTGTATTGGGGGCGTTCATGCTAACCCCTCTATCCGAGGCGCTTCGCGGTTTTGGACAACTCAGGGTAGTTCTCTACTGCCTCATCTTAATGGGATTTATCGTCTATAAGCCTGAAGGGATCATGAACTACCTTCAGCGAAAATACCATCAGTTTGAACACTGGAAAGAGGTGTGAGCATGGGCGAAGAGGCTCTTATTCGTGTTCAAAATCTAAGCAAGTCTTTTGGCGGTGTCAAGGCAACGAAGGATGTCAGCTTTGAAATAAAAAGAGGCGAGATTCTTGGAGTGATCGGGCCTAACGGTTCAGGAAAGACCACACTGGTTAACCTGATCACAGGCTTTGTAAAACCTGATTCAGGCAATGTTTATTTTGGAAGCAAAAAGATCACGGGATTAGATCCCGCCAAAATTGCGGACCTCGGTATTGTCCGTACGTTTCAAATCGTGAGGCCTTACCATAGTCTGCCGGCTTATAAAAATTTGATCGTTCCCCTGAACTCACCCCGGATTAAGAGGACAAGGGGTGGTAAATCAGGAGACAGGGATGCGGTGGCAATCGATATCCTCGAGGAGATTGGATTTGAGCGTGACGCTTTTGTACCGTACAAGATTGCATCCACACTCCCGCTGGGATATCTCAAGCGCCTTGAGCTTGCCCGGTGTTTAGCCTTAAAGCCTGAAGTTATCCTCTGTGATGAGGTTTTTTCAGGCTTAAGTTCTTCGGAGATTACATCGTTGATCCCCGTCATTGAAAAACTTCAGATGGAAGGCATAACCATTCTTATGATCGAGCACAGGCTGAGAGAACTCTTCCGGTTGGTCACCCGGGTAGTTGTTTTGACCTTCGGGGAAAAACTGACTGAAGGGACCCCCGAAGAGGTGGTGGCAAACGAAAAGGTCAGGGAGGCATATCTTGGGACGGAGGTAGATGAGGCAGAGGAGGCAGAAGCGTGTTAGAAATCAAGAGTCTCATGGTATTTTACGAAAACGCCATCGCAATCAACAATATCAGTATGACCTGTCGCCGGGGAGAAATAACAGGGGTTTTTGGCGCCAATAGTGCAGGCAAGTCCACGCTCATGCGTACGATCTCGGGCATTATACTGGATCAAAAAAAGAAGCAGCAAATGAAAGGCGGGGAGAGAATCACCATACTCGGCAGTATCACCTTTGAAGGGATGGATATCATCCATATGAAACCGAGCGACAGGGCGAAAAAAGGCATTATTCTCTGTCCTGAAAGACGGAGAATTTTTGCAGAAAGCAGTGTATTGGAGAATCTTAAGATAGGTGGCATCCTTGCAACAAGATCCCAGGCAAAAAAGACCCTTGAGTACGTATTTACCATCTTTCCAGCCTTGAAAGACCTGAAGAAGAGAGAAGGAGGGTTCTTAAGCGGAGGAGAGCAGCAGATGCTTGCCATTGGAAGGGCATTAATGGCACAGCCGAAACTGCTTTTGCTTGATGAGCCGCTACTGGGCTTAAGCCCTTTAATGGAGAAAATGGTTGTAAAAGCTGTCCGTGATATTAACAGACAAACGGGGATTACCATATTGATCTCCGAACAGTATTCCCGCCCGATCCTGCCTATCGTTCATTACGGGTATGTACTTGAAAATGGAGGTGCAGTCCTGGAGGGGACTTCAAAGGAACTCACCGACA of the Pseudomonadota bacterium genome contains:
- a CDS encoding ABC transporter ATP-binding protein → MGEEALIRVQNLSKSFGGVKATKDVSFEIKRGEILGVIGPNGSGKTTLVNLITGFVKPDSGNVYFGSKKITGLDPAKIADLGIVRTFQIVRPYHSLPAYKNLIVPLNSPRIKRTRGGKSGDRDAVAIDILEEIGFERDAFVPYKIASTLPLGYLKRLELARCLALKPEVILCDEVFSGLSSSEITSLIPVIEKLQMEGITILMIEHRLRELFRLVTRVVVLTFGEKLTEGTPEEVVANEKVREAYLGTEVDEAEEAEAC
- a CDS encoding ABC transporter ATP-binding protein, which encodes MLEIKSLMVFYENAIAINNISMTCRRGEITGVFGANSAGKSTLMRTISGIILDQKKKQQMKGGERITILGSITFEGMDIIHMKPSDRAKKGIILCPERRRIFAESSVLENLKIGGILATRSQAKKTLEYVFTIFPALKDLKKREGGFLSGGEQQMLAIGRALMAQPKLLLLDEPLLGLSPLMEKMVVKAVRDINRQTGITILISEQYSRPILPIVHYGYVLENGGAVLEGTSKELTDNPDVKSAYFGL